A single region of the Streptomyces sp. NBC_01262 genome encodes:
- a CDS encoding cell division protein FtsK, whose translation MKHPDDDNELFNRLEAEMAAESGDVVDLDKARAARSESADSTPTTSPDFRPDSHPTESADSDFDESGDAKPVLVDSPDRSGPGLLERVQGAKRLPVFPSWLTSWAAFVVALRWLAGHVAHTIAFHAVRMPLYVGKLAIRGPRGVLNSLAFVGRWAGDLEGEPLRQAAARRENAEEYLKLSRQRDRRVRLRGALTVVGAIVALILALYLAIGASPQVQLAVGVLAVWGFGIVGAPADKPLSTRAVIKTEVQKLTGDIVVKAMASIGIGQIAMAVAKGQDGIKFVGPVTREGPGWRADIDLPLGVTVADVADRRARLASGLRRPLGCVWPDADPNEHEGRLILWVGDRDLSKSGTVVWPLSKGGRHDIFKPIPFGVDPRGRAQVMPVIQHNMLFGSLPGQGKTSSVRVIASGAALDPTVELWPHELKGTGDLDSFAPISHRFVSGIDDDSIGYAADSLTLLRAEVMRRAAAMKKLPRDLCPDRRVTREIADKRSLKLWPLVAVFDECQNLFAHAKYGKQAGEDAEFIIKLGRALGVVLVLATQRPDKDSLPTGISGNVSIRFCLKVAGQVENDMILGTSAYKNGVRATSFRPEIDAGIGYLAGATTTPVVVRTAYLDGPATEAIAQRALALRKAAGTLSGHALGEEAESASGPSYDLLADIAAVVPETEERVWNERIAARLAELRPEVYAGWKGENVTAALKPHGVSTRDVAGTTDDGTRTTRRGIIRAHITKAIAERNEKPGAA comes from the coding sequence GTGAAACACCCCGACGACGACAACGAACTGTTCAACCGGCTCGAAGCCGAAATGGCCGCCGAATCCGGCGACGTGGTCGACCTGGACAAGGCCCGCGCCGCCCGCAGCGAGTCGGCCGACTCCACGCCGACCACGTCGCCCGACTTCCGGCCCGACTCTCACCCGACCGAGTCGGCCGACTCCGACTTTGACGAGTCGGGCGACGCGAAGCCCGTATTGGTCGACAGCCCCGACCGGTCCGGCCCTGGGCTGTTGGAGCGGGTGCAGGGCGCGAAGCGTCTCCCGGTCTTCCCGTCCTGGCTCACGTCGTGGGCCGCGTTCGTCGTGGCGCTGCGGTGGCTTGCCGGGCACGTCGCACACACCATCGCTTTCCACGCCGTGCGTATGCCGCTGTACGTGGGCAAGCTCGCCATCCGCGGCCCGCGTGGCGTGCTCAACTCGCTGGCGTTCGTGGGCCGTTGGGCTGGCGACTTGGAGGGGGAGCCGCTGCGCCAGGCTGCCGCCCGCCGGGAGAACGCTGAGGAGTACCTGAAACTGTCGCGCCAGCGTGACCGCCGGGTACGCCTGCGCGGCGCGCTCACCGTGGTCGGCGCGATCGTGGCGCTGATCCTCGCCTTGTACCTGGCGATCGGCGCGTCCCCGCAGGTGCAGCTCGCGGTCGGCGTGCTGGCGGTGTGGGGGTTCGGGATCGTGGGGGCGCCGGCGGACAAGCCGCTGTCCACGCGGGCGGTCATCAAGACCGAGGTGCAGAAGCTGACCGGGGACATCGTGGTCAAGGCCATGGCCTCGATCGGTATCGGGCAGATCGCCATGGCGGTCGCCAAGGGCCAGGACGGCATCAAGTTCGTCGGCCCGGTCACCCGCGAGGGCCCCGGCTGGCGCGCCGACATCGACCTGCCGCTGGGCGTCACCGTCGCCGACGTGGCCGACCGCCGCGCCCGCCTCGCCTCCGGGCTTCGCCGCCCGCTGGGCTGTGTGTGGCCGGACGCCGACCCGAACGAGCATGAGGGACGGCTGATCCTGTGGGTCGGCGACCGTGACCTGTCCAAGTCCGGCACGGTGGTGTGGCCGCTGTCCAAGGGCGGGCGGCACGACATCTTCAAGCCGATCCCCTTCGGCGTGGACCCGCGCGGCCGTGCGCAGGTCATGCCGGTGATCCAGCACAACATGCTGTTCGGGTCGCTGCCCGGACAGGGCAAGACCAGCTCGGTCCGCGTCATCGCCTCCGGCGCCGCCCTCGATCCCACGGTCGAACTGTGGCCGCACGAGCTCAAGGGCACCGGTGACCTGGACTCCTTCGCGCCGATCTCGCACCGGTTCGTCTCCGGCATCGATGACGACTCCATCGGCTACGCGGCCGACTCCCTCACGCTGCTGCGCGCCGAAGTGATGCGCCGCGCCGCCGCGATGAAGAAGCTGCCGCGTGACCTGTGCCCGGACCGCCGGGTGACCCGCGAGATCGCCGACAAGCGGTCGCTCAAGCTGTGGCCCCTGGTCGCGGTCTTCGATGAGTGCCAGAACCTGTTTGCGCACGCCAAGTACGGCAAGCAGGCGGGCGAGGATGCCGAGTTCATCATCAAGCTCGGGCGCGCGCTTGGGGTGGTGCTGGTGCTGGCCACGCAGCGCCCGGACAAGGACTCCCTGCCGACCGGGATCAGCGGCAACGTCTCCATCCGGTTCTGCCTGAAAGTCGCAGGCCAGGTGGAGAACGACATGATCCTTGGCACCTCGGCGTACAAGAACGGCGTGCGGGCCACGTCCTTCCGGCCCGAGATCGACGCCGGTATCGGCTACCTGGCAGGCGCGACCACGACCCCGGTCGTGGTCCGCACCGCCTACCTGGACGGACCCGCGACCGAGGCGATCGCGCAGCGCGCCCTTGCCCTGCGCAAGGCCGCCGGCACCCTGTCTGGTCACGCCCTCGGGGAGGAAGCCGAGAGCGCGAGCGGGCCCAGCTACGACCTGCTCGCCGACATCGCCGCCGTGGTCCCCGAGACGGAAGAGCGGGTGTGGAACGAGCGGATCGCCGCCCGCCTGGCCGAACTGCGCCCGGAGGTCTACGCCGGATGGAAGGGCGAGAACGTCACCGCCGCCCTCAAGCCGCACGGCGTGAGCACTCGGGACGTGGCGGGCACGACCGACGACGGCACCCGCACCACCCGCCGCGGCATCATCCGCGCCCACATCACCAAAGCGATCGCGGAGCGTAACGAAAAGCCGGGTGCGGCATAG
- a CDS encoding RRQRL motif-containing zinc-binding protein: MSLTFAKCYDPGGDRHGIPTYPWWFAPDGYATRRQLRARGLRPGGQGVAAQIMRRSRGRKSGVAVAYLYRIDRAKPVRPMTPAKWAAHAAAMTARRTCPDCKADAGYVIPTSLGMCVACAYPDEQRAA; this comes from the coding sequence ATGTCGCTGACCTTCGCCAAGTGCTACGACCCCGGCGGCGACCGGCACGGGATCCCGACCTACCCGTGGTGGTTCGCCCCGGACGGCTACGCGACCCGCCGTCAGCTGCGCGCCCGCGGCTTACGGCCCGGCGGACAGGGCGTCGCCGCTCAGATCATGCGCCGCTCCCGGGGCCGCAAGTCCGGGGTGGCGGTCGCCTACCTGTACCGCATCGACCGCGCCAAGCCGGTCCGGCCGATGACGCCGGCGAAGTGGGCCGCCCACGCCGCCGCGATGACCGCCCGCCGCACCTGCCCGGACTGCAAGGCCGACGCCGGATACGTCATCCCGACCTCGCTCGGCATGTGCGTGGCCTGCGCTTACCCCGACGAACAGCGCGCCGCCTGA
- a CDS encoding DUF2637 domain-containing protein — protein sequence MSATTESPRPALPPLTTSEKALLGLAVILGVGVGGMGLISSFDTVSAAGARWGFATPQMLPIGIDAAIPAFTLVNLLLIRMDMPLSWVRFVPWFLTGVTCWLNVAAGHSLSAKLAHGTMPLLWVVLSEVAAHVYASRIGAVTGRRMEKIRRSRWILAPLSTFGLWRRMTLWEVTSYGDALARERERLLSRADLREQHGRRWRSRTPRRERVLLKLGELSPASEVAPPTTEEPVPPKDEAPKPPRKRPAKPKTTPKATRTPAELLAEARSVTAGWADDAINAEAIRTALHCSAANSRVLRDALLSERGDGRPLHSVNDTDSSGGEGAAA from the coding sequence ATGAGCGCCACGACGGAAAGCCCCCGCCCCGCCCTGCCGCCGCTCACCACCTCGGAAAAGGCCCTGCTAGGCCTAGCCGTGATCCTCGGAGTCGGGGTAGGCGGGATGGGCCTGATCTCGTCCTTCGACACCGTCTCGGCTGCCGGGGCCCGTTGGGGCTTCGCCACTCCGCAGATGCTGCCGATCGGAATCGACGCCGCGATCCCGGCCTTCACGCTGGTGAACCTGCTGCTGATCCGGATGGACATGCCGCTGAGCTGGGTGCGCTTCGTGCCCTGGTTCCTCACCGGCGTCACCTGCTGGCTCAACGTCGCCGCCGGACACTCCCTGTCGGCCAAGCTCGCCCATGGCACCATGCCCCTGCTCTGGGTGGTGCTGTCCGAGGTTGCCGCGCACGTCTACGCCTCCCGCATCGGTGCCGTCACCGGCCGGCGGATGGAGAAGATCCGCCGTTCCCGCTGGATCCTCGCCCCGCTGTCCACATTCGGCCTGTGGCGCCGGATGACGCTGTGGGAGGTCACCTCCTACGGTGACGCTCTCGCCCGTGAGCGGGAGCGGCTGTTGTCCCGTGCGGATCTGCGCGAGCAGCACGGCCGGCGGTGGCGCTCTCGCACCCCGCGCCGTGAGCGGGTGCTTCTCAAGCTCGGGGAGCTGTCCCCGGCGAGCGAAGTGGCGCCGCCCACGACCGAGGAGCCGGTACCGCCGAAGGATGAGGCGCCCAAGCCGCCGCGCAAGCGCCCGGCGAAGCCCAAGACGACGCCGAAGGCGACACGGACCCCGGCGGAATTGCTTGCCGAAGCACGCAGCGTCACCGCCGGTTGGGCGGACGACGCGATCAACGCTGAGGCGATCCGCACCGCGTTGCACTGCTCCGCGGCGAACTCTCGTGTGCTGAGGGACGCGTTGCTGAGCGAGCGGGGCGACGGGCGCCCGCTGCACTCCGTGAACGACACCGACAGTTCCGGCGGCGAAGGAGCGGCGGCATGA
- a CDS encoding XRE family transcriptional regulator: MTVQDLADAIEVNPKTVERWISQGKVPYRRHQYATASLLKVDVTTLWDDSRAVESATDLSKAEIVTIYPHRHMVPAGLWREMYGRAKLRIDVLVYAGLWLSEDPQFIELLKVKAEETAQIRVLLGDPDCPAVRQRGVDEGHRIMDGKIRNALMNYRPLFTSHPDIHFRLHDATLYNSLFRADDEMLVNTHVYGIGAFMAPVLHLRRLPGGGLFDTYANSIEQSWGGARQVTEHDITGA, translated from the coding sequence ATGACCGTGCAGGACCTGGCCGACGCGATAGAGGTCAACCCGAAGACCGTCGAACGATGGATCTCGCAGGGGAAGGTGCCGTACCGGCGCCATCAGTACGCGACTGCGTCACTCCTCAAGGTCGATGTGACGACCCTGTGGGACGACTCGCGCGCCGTCGAAAGCGCTACAGATCTGAGCAAGGCGGAGATCGTCACCATCTATCCGCACCGCCACATGGTGCCCGCCGGGCTCTGGCGTGAGATGTACGGACGGGCGAAGCTGCGGATCGATGTCCTGGTCTACGCGGGACTGTGGCTGTCGGAAGATCCGCAGTTCATCGAACTACTCAAAGTGAAAGCTGAGGAGACGGCTCAGATCCGGGTCCTACTCGGAGATCCTGACTGCCCGGCAGTCCGCCAGCGTGGGGTCGATGAAGGCCACCGGATCATGGACGGAAAGATCCGCAACGCCTTGATGAACTACCGTCCGCTCTTCACCAGCCATCCGGACATCCACTTCCGGTTGCACGATGCGACGCTCTACAACTCGCTCTTCCGGGCAGACGACGAAATGCTGGTGAACACCCACGTTTACGGCATCGGTGCCTTCATGGCGCCGGTGCTCCACTTGCGGCGACTCCCCGGGGGCGGGCTCTTCGACACCTATGCGAATAGCATCGAACAGAGCTGGGGAGGCGCGCGCCAGGTGACGGAACACGACATCACGGGAGCCTGA
- a CDS encoding NUDIX hydrolase, producing MGRIDYLHDPDAPPANSVVPSVVAFVQNDTGQILMIQRSDNGRWALPGGGHDVGESISDTVVREVWEETGIKAEVIDMSGIYTDPGHVMVYDDGEARQQFSICFRAEPVGGEIRTSNETTQVRWVDPTDLSKYDVHPTMRLRIEHALDRTRTVPYIG from the coding sequence ATGGGACGCATCGACTACCTTCACGACCCCGACGCCCCGCCGGCCAACTCGGTCGTGCCGTCCGTCGTCGCATTCGTGCAGAACGACACGGGACAGATCCTGATGATCCAACGGTCCGACAATGGCCGTTGGGCGTTGCCCGGCGGTGGGCACGACGTGGGCGAATCCATCAGCGACACCGTGGTGCGCGAAGTCTGGGAAGAGACCGGGATCAAGGCCGAAGTCATCGACATGTCCGGTATCTACACCGACCCCGGGCACGTGATGGTGTACGACGACGGCGAGGCCCGACAGCAGTTCAGTATCTGCTTCCGCGCTGAGCCGGTCGGGGGAGAGATCCGCACGAGCAACGAGACGACACAGGTCCGCTGGGTAGACCCAACGGACCTGTCGAAGTACGACGTTCACCCCACCATGCGGCTCCGTATCGAGCACGCGTTGGACCGGACGCGAACAGTGCCCTACATCGGCTGA
- a CDS encoding HD domain-containing protein, with translation MSATGLTEWAYPLAESLLAAPLPRRWKHSLGVAERARTIAPILGADAELMEAAAVLHDIGYSPDLAKTGFHPLDGARYLRDVAQADERVVRLVAHHSCAWMEAEARGLRDELEGEFPREGPDLADALCFCDMNTTPDGTPTNPVDRVNEITGRYGPDSLIGTFIRRAEPEILASTARVLERLATSKRQPM, from the coding sequence TTGAGCGCCACGGGACTGACCGAGTGGGCCTATCCCCTTGCTGAATCGCTTCTGGCCGCGCCGCTGCCGCGCCGTTGGAAGCACTCATTGGGGGTGGCCGAGCGTGCCCGTACGATCGCCCCGATCCTCGGCGCAGACGCCGAACTGATGGAGGCAGCCGCGGTGCTTCATGACATCGGCTACTCGCCCGATCTCGCCAAGACCGGCTTTCATCCGTTGGACGGTGCCCGCTACCTCCGGGACGTTGCGCAGGCCGACGAACGAGTTGTCCGACTGGTAGCGCACCACTCGTGCGCGTGGATGGAAGCTGAGGCACGAGGGCTCCGTGACGAGCTGGAAGGGGAGTTCCCCCGGGAGGGCCCGGACCTCGCCGATGCGCTCTGCTTCTGCGACATGAACACGACCCCGGACGGCACCCCCACAAACCCTGTGGACCGCGTGAATGAGATCACAGGGCGCTACGGGCCAGACAGCCTGATCGGCACGTTCATTCGCCGTGCCGAACCTGAGATCCTGGCCAGCACGGCACGTGTGCTCGAACGGCTCGCCACTTCCAAGCGTCAGCCGATGTAG
- a CDS encoding GntR family transcriptional regulator translates to MSQQASPRGTFLKIADAMKAQIDSDSEMTELPSAAEIMTTHGVSRGVALRVFEVLQKEGLAEAVPGARWRVIRAGNRTDRRPLTDRIADVITDERLEVGAEFPSASALCARFGVSRPTVRRALDKLEAAGLLTEGGQGKLRTVRALPNREERSQP, encoded by the coding sequence GTGTCGCAACAGGCCAGCCCTCGGGGGACTTTCCTGAAGATCGCCGACGCGATGAAAGCGCAGATTGACTCCGACTCCGAGATGACGGAGCTCCCGTCAGCTGCGGAGATCATGACCACACACGGGGTCTCGCGCGGCGTCGCGCTTCGGGTCTTCGAGGTACTCCAGAAGGAAGGGCTCGCGGAAGCGGTACCTGGTGCTCGCTGGCGCGTGATCCGGGCAGGCAACCGGACGGACCGCCGGCCGTTGACCGACCGGATCGCCGATGTCATCACGGATGAGCGGCTTGAGGTAGGGGCAGAGTTTCCCAGTGCGTCCGCGCTGTGCGCGCGGTTCGGCGTCTCACGGCCGACCGTGCGCAGGGCACTGGACAAACTGGAAGCCGCCGGATTGCTGACCGAAGGAGGGCAGGGCAAGCTGCGCACCGTACGCGCCCTGCCGAACCGAGAGGAGCGTTCCCAGCCTTGA
- a CDS encoding AAA family ATPase, giving the protein MALKNIKGFAEAELDFSGNDGKHAGWAVITGDNGSGKTAFLKSLCMAILGPDDSRVLIPDLRGWVTEGQESGSISVEVKPHHDFDRTAKGGFRVQNTFWAEIELKREGGSWAISSADVYRNKKKGAFNGPWWVGTPGWFSLGYGPFRRLYGSSPDAQRLMVIPGRVPRFATLFKEDATLGECEQWVKQLNYKKLEQQESEKIALDSLLEILNDDFLRHGVSVRGVNSEGIWLTDTAGRDIPLADMSEGYRSALAMLIDIFRHMVDVYGSVDLTAKGEDGSSFVNRPGVVVIDEVDSHLHPAWQREIGFWLKKHFPLVQFIVTTHSPLVCQAADRGRIYHMAQPGSGELPFRLNENDFNRVIAGKPDQILISPAFGMPHTRSPKAVLANRQHSRLRAKQLSGRLSENEEQELSQLALFAD; this is encoded by the coding sequence GTGGCACTGAAGAATATCAAGGGGTTCGCCGAGGCGGAACTAGACTTTTCAGGGAACGACGGAAAGCACGCCGGATGGGCTGTAATAACCGGCGACAACGGCTCAGGGAAGACCGCCTTCCTGAAGTCCCTCTGCATGGCCATTCTGGGACCTGACGATTCTCGCGTGCTGATTCCCGACCTACGCGGATGGGTTACAGAAGGACAAGAGAGCGGCTCGATCTCGGTAGAAGTAAAGCCTCATCATGACTTCGACCGTACAGCCAAGGGAGGGTTCCGCGTCCAGAATACATTCTGGGCAGAAATTGAACTCAAGCGGGAAGGTGGATCTTGGGCCATTTCTTCTGCTGACGTCTACCGAAACAAGAAAAAGGGGGCATTTAACGGACCGTGGTGGGTTGGAACTCCCGGATGGTTCTCACTAGGGTACGGACCATTCCGTCGCCTTTACGGAAGCTCCCCCGATGCTCAGCGTCTCATGGTGATCCCTGGCCGTGTGCCACGGTTTGCAACACTATTCAAGGAAGACGCGACACTCGGCGAGTGCGAGCAGTGGGTGAAGCAGCTAAACTACAAGAAACTTGAACAGCAAGAGTCGGAAAAAATCGCCCTTGACAGTCTACTTGAGATTCTAAATGATGACTTCTTGCGACACGGGGTCTCCGTCCGAGGCGTCAACTCCGAGGGGATTTGGTTGACCGACACAGCCGGACGGGACATTCCCCTGGCCGACATGAGTGAAGGATACAGGTCAGCCCTGGCAATGCTCATCGACATCTTCCGACACATGGTCGATGTGTACGGATCCGTTGACCTAACAGCGAAAGGCGAAGACGGATCTTCCTTCGTGAATCGTCCTGGTGTTGTGGTTATTGACGAAGTCGATTCTCACCTTCATCCGGCATGGCAGAGGGAAATCGGGTTCTGGCTGAAGAAGCATTTTCCGCTGGTTCAGTTCATCGTCACTACCCACAGCCCACTGGTTTGCCAAGCTGCTGATCGCGGCCGCATCTACCACATGGCTCAGCCTGGATCGGGCGAGCTACCCTTCCGACTCAACGAGAATGACTTCAACCGAGTCATTGCGGGAAAGCCAGACCAAATCCTGATTTCACCAGCGTTCGGCATGCCTCACACCCGGTCGCCAAAGGCAGTATTGGCAAACCGGCAACACTCTCGCCTCCGCGCCAAACAGCTCTCAGGGAGGCTCAGCGAAAACGAGGAGCAGGAGCTGTCTCAGCTTGCACTCTTCGCTGATTAA
- a CDS encoding HNH endonuclease signature motif containing protein, with translation MRRIERGAIPLQARQELYKRERVATSQEKAREEWTKYRRSVKSKVVVDALKLAVGIRQRCLYCCDSRSADVDHFIPIGIDFTKAFKWANFIWVCPECNRRKGKRFPLDPTGAPLIIDPTRVDPWDHLILDTATGYLAPRFLDNDFDPRGEATLDVLACINFESVTEGRKRVIRRYYEAIDRLLDASDSPTQFAGLAREVREDEYGVSAWFALREGATEDKFLQLRETYPHFWRTFVRLALQN, from the coding sequence ATGCGGAGAATTGAGCGAGGGGCAATCCCCCTACAGGCGCGCCAAGAGCTCTACAAGCGCGAGAGAGTAGCAACCTCTCAGGAAAAAGCCAGGGAGGAGTGGACTAAATACCGACGGTCAGTGAAGAGTAAAGTTGTAGTCGACGCACTGAAGCTCGCCGTAGGTATCCGCCAAAGATGCCTCTACTGTTGCGACTCCCGTTCAGCCGATGTTGATCATTTCATACCCATTGGAATTGACTTCACAAAAGCGTTCAAGTGGGCCAACTTCATCTGGGTGTGTCCAGAGTGCAATAGGAGGAAGGGAAAGCGATTCCCGCTTGACCCAACAGGTGCGCCATTGATCATCGACCCAACCCGAGTTGACCCCTGGGATCACCTCATCCTGGACACGGCCACGGGGTACTTAGCGCCACGGTTTCTAGACAATGACTTCGACCCTAGGGGCGAGGCAACGTTGGACGTTCTAGCCTGCATAAATTTTGAGTCAGTCACCGAGGGGCGAAAGCGGGTAATTCGCCGTTACTACGAGGCGATCGATCGTTTGCTAGATGCCAGCGACTCCCCTACACAATTCGCAGGCTTGGCACGCGAAGTGAGAGAAGACGAGTACGGAGTATCAGCATGGTTCGCACTACGGGAAGGTGCGACAGAGGATAAATTCCTGCAGCTACGGGAGACCTACCCGCACTTTTGGCGCACCTTCGTGAGACTCGCCCTACAAAACTAG
- a CDS encoding tyrosine-type recombinase/integrase codes for MKSYKVVIWKLSVNRSAKKPTYLVRWSVDGQPFHESHKTKALADRFRAKLLQAADKGEPFDTVTGLPDSLRVGKAALSLLELAVKYLDHRWADASAKQRDSMTDALATVLPGLVKPVRGQPVVKDVRRALRSYVLAPPRRERERPEEIAAAVKWLERASLPVAELQEIGRVHDLVGALERKLDGKPAATQTYRRRRAVVFNVLEYAVELEMLPSNPLGRVRRKRGRRAVQEIDRRVVVNPRQARELLAAVTYVGGYERASGRRLRAFFGCLYYAAMRPGEALGLRRSDCTLPVNGWGRIELAETRPTADKAWTDSGEAHDRRGLKQRAAGEVRIVPIPPPLVRMLREHLDAFGTAEDGRLFASERGNVVAASSYSRVWKQSRELALLPGQVSSVLAFRPYDLRHAGVSQWLNSGVPAPEVAARAGHSVDVLLKIYAKCIDGQETEMNDRIMQGLGEEDGPEN; via the coding sequence GTGAAGTCGTACAAGGTCGTCATCTGGAAGCTGAGCGTCAACCGCTCTGCGAAGAAACCGACGTACCTGGTGCGGTGGTCCGTGGACGGGCAGCCCTTCCACGAGTCGCACAAGACCAAGGCGCTGGCCGATCGCTTCCGCGCGAAGTTGCTCCAGGCGGCGGACAAGGGCGAGCCCTTCGACACGGTGACCGGCTTGCCTGACTCGCTGCGCGTCGGCAAGGCGGCGCTGTCGCTCCTGGAGCTGGCGGTGAAGTACCTCGACCACCGATGGGCGGACGCCTCGGCGAAGCAGCGCGACAGCATGACCGACGCGCTGGCTACGGTCCTCCCCGGGCTGGTCAAGCCGGTGCGGGGGCAGCCCGTGGTGAAGGATGTGCGGCGGGCGTTGCGCTCGTACGTTCTGGCGCCGCCTCGGCGGGAGCGGGAGCGGCCGGAGGAGATCGCGGCGGCGGTGAAGTGGCTGGAACGGGCGTCGCTGCCGGTGGCGGAGTTGCAGGAGATCGGCCGGGTTCACGACCTGGTCGGCGCGCTGGAGCGGAAGCTCGACGGCAAACCTGCGGCTACGCAGACGTACCGGCGTCGTCGGGCGGTGGTCTTCAATGTGCTGGAGTACGCGGTTGAGCTGGAGATGCTGCCCTCCAATCCGCTCGGCCGGGTGCGTCGAAAGCGCGGGCGGCGGGCAGTGCAGGAGATTGACCGGCGCGTTGTGGTCAACCCTCGGCAGGCGCGGGAACTGCTGGCGGCGGTGACATACGTCGGTGGCTATGAACGGGCCAGCGGCCGGCGGCTGCGGGCGTTCTTCGGCTGCCTGTACTACGCGGCCATGCGGCCAGGGGAGGCGCTGGGCCTGCGGCGTTCGGACTGCACCCTTCCGGTGAACGGCTGGGGCCGGATCGAGCTGGCGGAGACTCGTCCGACAGCGGACAAGGCGTGGACCGACTCCGGCGAGGCGCACGACCGGCGAGGTCTGAAGCAGCGTGCGGCTGGCGAGGTACGCATCGTGCCCATCCCTCCGCCGCTCGTGCGGATGCTGCGAGAACACCTCGACGCATTCGGCACGGCGGAGGACGGCCGGCTGTTCGCCAGCGAGCGGGGCAACGTCGTGGCCGCCTCGTCCTACTCCCGTGTGTGGAAGCAGTCGCGGGAGTTGGCGCTTCTGCCGGGGCAGGTCTCCTCGGTGCTGGCCTTCCGGCCGTACGACCTGCGGCACGCGGGCGTCTCACAGTGGCTCAACTCCGGCGTACCCGCGCCCGAAGTGGCGGCACGGGCGGGGCACTCGGTGGACGTACTGCTCAAGATCTACGCCAAGTGCATCGACGGCCAGGAGACCGAGATGAACGACCGGATCATGCAGGGCCTGGGGGAGGAGGACGGTCCCGAGAACTGA
- a CDS encoding helix-turn-helix transcriptional regulator: protein MARERAAELLTVRQVLEELGGISRRTFYRWRELRTAPRCIRLPNGQLRVRRDVLNAWLDDRGEGPR, encoded by the coding sequence ATGGCGCGTGAGCGGGCGGCGGAGCTGCTGACCGTGCGTCAGGTGCTTGAGGAGCTGGGCGGGATCTCCCGGCGCACCTTCTACCGCTGGCGGGAGCTGCGGACTGCGCCGCGCTGCATCCGGCTCCCGAACGGGCAGTTGCGCGTCCGGCGCGACGTGCTCAATGCCTGGCTGGACGACAGGGGGGAGGGGCCGCGGTGA